CATGGCAGCATACAGCCTGATGAAGTAATTATTGTCAATGATGATGCTGATCCTCAGTGCTTGGCTAAGTTCCCTTTAAACATCGTACAAATTCCCACAACCATCAATGCGTCAACTGACAATATGTCCGACGTACCTACCAAGACAAGATTTGATATTGGTCACAATCGCAATCTGGGAGCTGCTCGCGCTACTCATGATTTGCTAATATTTTTAGACGTGGATTGTATCGTCGCGCCGACGTTTATTGAGCAGTTAAGTGCTAAACTGCAAGCGCAACCGAATGGGCTATTGATGGGGCAACCGCGCTATCTGACGCGGCCATTATCAGAAGAAGAAAGCAGCAAATTACAATGCGGTACGCTCTCTATGAATTGTTTGAATAGGCTCTCTGTATATAACCCTTATCGTGATAATTTTGATGATAATGAGTCTATTCCTTTAGCCCTGAATCAAACTGCGACTAAAAAAACAGCAATGAAAAAAACTGACGATTATGGCGCATTTTGGAGCTTATGCTTTGCTATTACTCGCCAGCAATTTGAGCAACTTGGCGGATTTGACACCCAATATACAGGTTATGGGGCAGAAGACACGGACTTGGCGTTTACCGCACGCCAGCTGAATATTGATTTTTATCTCACGGCTGATGTGGTTTATCACCAGCAGCATAGTGTCTATAGGCCGCCGCTCAATCATTTAGACAGTATTGTCATTAACGCCAATCGCTTCTATGATAAATGGCAATGCTGGCCGATGGATGGATGGCTTTTGTCGTTTGCAGACATGGGACTGATCAATTGGCAAGCCAACCAGTCAACCCCAATTACTCTGATACGTAAGCCCAGTCATGCTGAAATAGAATCTGCTCATTGCCCTCACGCAGCATACGTTTGATGTAAGATGCCTATCATTGACTGATTCGTTCTGAATAACCGATCTTACATAGCTAGTATTGGCGAATGATTTCTACTTCTGGCGGCGGTGCGCTCATCTCTTGGCGTTCAAACTCCCAATTATGCCCTTGCCAAAAATGAGCCGTCTTATCGTTATCATTAAACCCAAGCATCAACAGTCTCAATGGCAACTCTGTGTTTTGAATGTGCTGCAAATGCGTTCGAGCCGCAAGCAACAATCGATACAGTAGAAACCCTGACGAAGGTGCCGATGAGTGAATATCGGTAAAGCATGGATAATCAGCAACGACTGGATGCTGCTCTGATAAAACACCGTGATGCTGCGTGTTTTGTAGCAACGCTTGCACAGATGATGGGACAGTTAGTATACGCTCATCAGTGATGGGATCATCATGCGGACTTGGATCGTCATCTAGCGAGGGAAATTGATAAGACTGATTGCTCAGCAAGATGCCTAAAGGTGCTGACTTTGCCATGCGCTTGATGACCGACACATTATTGCTGCGCGGCGGCAAGCCAAAATGCAATTTACTGTCACCAATTTGACGAAAAAACAATAGCTTGGGTAGTGTACTGGCGAGCGGATGGTTGGCAAAAAACTCTGCATGTATAAAGTGATTGAATAACACCAACACATCGTCAGGCTGCAATAATGCCTCAAGTTGATCCGTACCAATCGATGGATTATTGGCGATAAATACAAGGCGATTGTTTTGCGCTAAGGCAGTTTGAATATTGGTGGGCAAACTTGTAAAAGCAGCCTGTTCTGTACTGATATTATTTATATTGGCTTCGCTATCTTGTGATAGTGAACGATCATTTGAAGGTATCGAGGTTTTTATGTGCGCCATTTTTGTCCTATTTGATATCAATACTCTATTACATACCCATCAAGCATCGTGTGCCATTGGATTTTCTCTGAGAGCCGTTAAGCGAGCTTAGGCGGTACAGAATACGTACCCACAACATGAGCCACCAAGTCGCTTGTTCCTTCTGAATAAAGCGACACCTCCCCCACTATGAGCGTGCGTCCGACTTTCATTAACGTACACTCTGCAATGATACGCGCCTCTGCTGAAGGTTTACGCAAAAAATTGATGGTGAGGCTTGTTGTCACTGTCAATGGTACAATGCCAATCTTACCAAGTATCGCCACATAGATAGCCACATCGGCAATGCTCATGAGCACAGGTCCCGATACCGTACCGCCAGGACGCAGCTCGTTGATGCCGATATCATGCGATAAGGTTGCCCCCATCTCATCCACTGATTCAACGACGCATTTGGTTTGTGGGAACTCTACTGCCATAAAGGCCGTGATTTCTTCTTTAGTTGCAGACATGCTCTTCCCTTAGCGATTTTTTTATTAGAGACTGCTATCCTGATTCATCAATGTACAACGGGTGTACCCTCTGTACTAAACGCAAAGCCTTTATTGCTAAAATTACCAATCATAACCGCTTCAATAACAGGTTTGACTGTCTCATCAACGCCTTCAACTTCGATGATAAAATTGGCACCTGAACCGCCTTTGTCTTCTTCTTTTTCAACAATGTAATTCAGCGTTGCCATCGCAGGAAGCTTTATAGGCTTGGTCAAATAAGATTTAATTAAAGTACCACCCGTATCATAATAATCAATCTTATTGACGTAGAGAGACTTATCTAAAGTGGTATTACGGACGCTTAGCGTCGCCGACAATAGGACTTTGCGATTGTCTCTGTCGGTATAAATGTCTGAATAAATCGGCACATAAAAGGTTTGCTTGTAGCTAAGCCGACTGTGATCCACATCCGATATCATCTCCAATGCTTCAATCGGATCTTCATGGCTCTCTGATAAGACAACATTGGGATCTTGCGCAGACTGACCACAGCCTGATAATAGTGCCGTGGTCGCGATCAATAAGATGGACATATTGTACTTATTCATAAGTTTTCCCTTTTGCCGTTTTACGTCACTGCCATCGCAATCGTCTATTTTATTTTGACACCAACGCTACGCAAAAACTGGTTGATGTCATCGTTTGCGCCGTAGATGACCAGTACGTCCTTATCTTGCAATATTTGCTCAGGCATCGCCAATCCTCGAATGCTTGGTTTGCTTTGCGTACGACCAAAGCTGTCTTCATAATACTCATAGCGCAGGGTACTAAGCAATCGAATATTAAACTTTTGCTCGAATTCTAGCTTACCCACACTTTGACCAATCAGCGTTCTTGGAATGCTAATTTCTACCAGGCTAAAGTGATCACTCAGCTCAAACGAGTCTACAAAGTAACGCAGCGACAGCCTTTTTGCCCAGCGCTTGGCCGCTTCTTTTTCGGGATGGATAAGATCATCCACCCCGATGGCTTGCAGAACTTTTTCGTGTAATGGATTGATACTTCGACTGATCAAACGCTTGGCTTTTAAGGTTTTAAATAAAGCCGTCACCATCACATTCTCGCCTTGGTCTTCGCCAATAGCCACGATAACAATATCGGTATCGCTAATGGGTAAACCTTTCACGGTATACTCATCTGTTGCATCCATACAAATGGTATGAGAAATGACTTCTTTATAGGCCTCAACCTTTTGCATACTACTATCAATGGCGATCACTTCATGACCTTGACGGGTCAGTGCTATTCCTAACGATGAGCCAAAATTGCCTAATCCTACGATGATATATTTCATGACCTTAAGCCTTGTTTCGTTATTTTTTAAACCCTTTAACCGTCTGATTTAGCGACTGTTAAATAAACTGTTAAATCTAAAACCACCACCCTGACCCCTAACTGACAGCCTATTTACTGCCCGTTAGTTAATCGTAATCTCTTCTGTCGGATAATGATAATGACGCGGACGTCTGTTTTTGAGTAGCGCGATAAAGATGGTCAGCATACTCACCCGCCCAACAAACATAATGACAGAAACCACGATTTTACTAAAATCTGATAGCTCCGTTGTCAAGTTCAAACTAAGACCAACTGTGCTATACGCTGAAAAACACTCAAAGACCACTTTTATCAAATCAAGTTCTGGTTGATCGTAACTGATAAGCGTCACGCCCGTACCGATGACAAGTAATGACAACCACATGATAGAAAACGCGCGACGAATAGATATCTCAGCGATTTGTCGTTTGAATACTTCTACCTTGTTCTGTCCACGCGCCAGACTTAAAGTATTCAATAGCGCAATGGCAAACGTACTGGTCTTGATACCACCACCCGTTGAGTTGGGCGATGCACCAATCCACATTAAAAATATCGTCAGCATAATCGTTGGAAACGCAAGCGTCCCCATATCAACGCTATTAAATCCAGCGGTTCGTGGCGTCGCACCAGTGAAAAACGCTGTGACGAGCTTACCAAAAAAGCTGGTATGCTCAGCAAGTACACTGTTGTACTCAAAAATCATCACCCCAATAACCCCGATCAATAATAACGCACCTGTCATAATCAAGGTAATACGGCTATTGATATTAAGCAACCAAGGCTGATAGGCACAGCGCTGATCATTACGATATAGCAGTCGCTGGGCACGATAACGCAAATAACGCAGTACGTTGACCACGATCGTAAAACCCATACCACCAAAGATAAAAGTGGTCACAATGATCAGTTGTAATGGATAATTGAAGCGTAGCGAATCATCGTACAGTCCAGCACTAAATGTAGAGAACCCCGCATTACAAAAAGCCGAAACGGCATGAAAAACAGAAAAAAACAGCTGCTCTGACCAGTCCATACTTTCGATATTGTAGATACTGACATAAATAAGTGCGGCCGCTACGGCCTCAACGACAAAGGTAACATATAAGATAGATTTGAGTGTCGAGACCACATCACTCATACCGCTCATGTGCGACATCTCACTAATACTCGCCTGCGTCTCATAACTGACGCCACCTTTAAAGAAGTAACTAAAGTACGTCACAAACGTCAAAATACCGAGTCCACCGATTTGTATCAGTCCCATGATGATGACTTGCCCAAAAGTCGTAAAATAGGTTGCGGTGTCCACCACAATCAGACCCGTCACACAAACCGCACTCGTTGCCGTAAAGAGCGCATCAA
This is a stretch of genomic DNA from Psychrobacter alimentarius. It encodes these proteins:
- a CDS encoding glycosyltransferase family 2 protein is translated as MTIKTTIPISTINSDTSLNRKPVTVITTCYGRNRHLYNLLASLTHGSIQPDEVIIVNDDADPQCLAKFPLNIVQIPTTINASTDNMSDVPTKTRFDIGHNRNLGAARATHDLLIFLDVDCIVAPTFIEQLSAKLQAQPNGLLMGQPRYLTRPLSEEESSKLQCGTLSMNCLNRLSVYNPYRDNFDDNESIPLALNQTATKKTAMKKTDDYGAFWSLCFAITRQQFEQLGGFDTQYTGYGAEDTDLAFTARQLNIDFYLTADVVYHQQHSVYRPPLNHLDSIVINANRFYDKWQCWPMDGWLLSFADMGLINWQANQSTPITLIRKPSHAEIESAHCPHAAYV
- a CDS encoding PaaI family thioesterase, with the protein product MSATKEEITAFMAVEFPQTKCVVESVDEMGATLSHDIGINELRPGGTVSGPVLMSIADVAIYVAILGKIGIVPLTVTTSLTINFLRKPSAEARIIAECTLMKVGRTLIVGEVSLYSEGTSDLVAHVVGTYSVPPKLA
- a CDS encoding DUF3124 domain-containing protein, with the protein product MNKYNMSILLIATTALLSGCGQSAQDPNVVLSESHEDPIEALEMISDVDHSRLSYKQTFYVPIYSDIYTDRDNRKVLLSATLSVRNTTLDKSLYVNKIDYYDTGGTLIKSYLTKPIKLPAMATLNYIVEKEEDKGGSGANFIIEVEGVDETVKPVIEAVMIGNFSNKGFAFSTEGTPVVH
- a CDS encoding potassium channel family protein gives rise to the protein MKYIIVGLGNFGSSLGIALTRQGHEVIAIDSSMQKVEAYKEVISHTICMDATDEYTVKGLPISDTDIVIVAIGEDQGENVMVTALFKTLKAKRLISRSINPLHEKVLQAIGVDDLIHPEKEAAKRWAKRLSLRYFVDSFELSDHFSLVEISIPRTLIGQSVGKLEFEQKFNIRLLSTLRYEYYEDSFGRTQSKPSIRGLAMPEQILQDKDVLVIYGANDDINQFLRSVGVKIK
- a CDS encoding TrkH family potassium uptake protein; translated protein: MNAATRYRLLNNFMIFISIIGVAVALLDSGFTLPTWLQQVFHIFYLAIIFLGFTLTAGRYLYTKKPLTLSKVAVFDFFTSIAIIILLGAHFTDLVRLGLSGPVDGFVAIKIAVFVTFIREMSDHDFNLKRTFLNPAQFFILSFLSVVLIGALLLMMPNATTQPLSFIDALFTATSAVCVTGLIVVDTATYFTTFGQVIIMGLIQIGGLGILTFVTYFSYFFKGGVSYETQASISEMSHMSGMSDVVSTLKSILYVTFVVEAVAAALIYVSIYNIESMDWSEQLFFSVFHAVSAFCNAGFSTFSAGLYDDSLRFNYPLQLIIVTTFIFGGMGFTIVVNVLRYLRYRAQRLLYRNDQRCAYQPWLLNINSRITLIMTGALLLIGVIGVMIFEYNSVLAEHTSFFGKLVTAFFTGATPRTAGFNSVDMGTLAFPTIMLTIFLMWIGASPNSTGGGIKTSTFAIALLNTLSLARGQNKVEVFKRQIAEISIRRAFSIMWLSLLVIGTGVTLISYDQPELDLIKVVFECFSAYSTVGLSLNLTTELSDFSKIVVSVIMFVGRVSMLTIFIALLKNRRPRHYHYPTEEITIN